In the genome of Desulfofarcimen acetoxidans DSM 771, one region contains:
- a CDS encoding IS630 family transposase, producing MDASHIRDYQGLQRAWFPKGEQKKIKTYGHHAKVTLYGALNYYTGKVFCVNYDKIDAEKFKDFLEKLVSHFLKDDISKIYIVLDNARVHHAKLLKDFLDEHKDHLFLKFLPPYSPNLNCIEELWKWLKNTAIYNRFHKNASEIQKSVDSFLEEIKCCSEDVKKRLCV from the coding sequence GTGGATGCATCTCACATTAGGGACTATCAAGGTTTACAACGAGCATGGTTCCCAAAAGGTGAGCAAAAAAAGATTAAGACCTATGGACACCATGCAAAAGTTACATTATACGGTGCTTTAAACTACTATACGGGTAAAGTTTTTTGTGTAAATTATGACAAAATTGATGCAGAAAAATTCAAAGATTTTCTTGAAAAATTGGTATCACATTTTTTAAAAGATGACATTTCTAAAATTTACATTGTTCTTGATAATGCAAGAGTTCATCATGCAAAACTACTTAAAGACTTTTTAGACGAGCATAAGGATCATCTGTTTTTGAAATTTCTTCCACCTTACTCACCCAATCTGAATTGCATAGAAGAGTTATGGAAATGGTTAAAAAATACAGCTATTTATAATCGCTTTCATAAAAATGCTTCAGAAATTCAAAAATCTGTTGACTCGTTTTTAGAGGAAATCAAATGCTGTTCGGAAGATGTGAAAAAGAGACTTTGCGTTTAA
- a CDS encoding IS630 family transposase produces MRKLHLNNPQNLTIEDLNKIKRETSYKLRRRVQAVILVMKGRQAKQIAEYLDISEQTIRKYVAYFNEGGVEKLLHVSKKPGRPPRLTNEQKEEVKEVLKKSPSEVGFSTHTTWNCKTLAAYIHDTYGIKYTSDGVWRMLLKMDFRYNRPTYVLAKADPEKQKAFQDELEELKKSH; encoded by the coding sequence ATGAGGAAATTGCATTTAAACAATCCACAAAATTTAACCATTGAGGATTTGAATAAGATAAAAAGAGAAACATCATATAAACTAAGACGCAGAGTTCAAGCTGTTATTCTTGTCATGAAAGGGAGACAAGCAAAGCAGATTGCCGAATATCTTGATATAAGTGAACAAACCATAAGAAAATACGTTGCTTACTTTAATGAAGGTGGAGTTGAAAAACTGCTTCATGTATCAAAAAAACCGGGAAGACCGCCAAGGCTAACCAATGAACAAAAAGAAGAGGTCAAAGAGGTACTGAAAAAATCACCATCAGAGGTTGGTTTTAGTACCCATACTACTTGGAATTGTAAAACCCTCGCTGCTTACATTCATGATACATACGGCATTAAATATACATCAGATGGTGTTTGGCGCATGCTTCTTAAGATGGATTTTCGTTATAATCGTCCCACTTATGTATTAGCCAAAGCTGATCCGGAGAAGCAAAAAGCTTTTCAAGATGAGCTGGAAGAGTTAAAAAAATCTCACTGA
- a CDS encoding sensor histidine kinase: protein MNLTITKKLFWGMSGLIMMFVLLSQFFNSRFLEDYYVSEIKKQLTNIYASINDIYQGDAEEISLQLEKLERTTGIHIIIFNSNFEPIYRLQRIPEEHFEDQEYDEQYHQRSSDDNPFIPSPNRNLQNPDPSPPGIKQGFEKNLLQLNQKEVKEGKMVFNISKDPRIQTNFISLLTSLNNGDYLILSTPFASISESVRIANRFFLFTGLLVFVLGSIVIFIFSKKLTMPILKLNDIAQRMAKLDFSQKYQVESNDEVGQLGESINSLSTQLHIAISELTAANHKLLEDIERERKIDEMRREFISNVSHELKTPISLIQGYAEGLRENVNEDEENKNFYCEVIADEANKMGKLVRELLDLAQIEAGTFKLEKSNFDISRLIANIVEKYKPILLEKKIDCSLQEEPEFAVSADRFRTEQIVFNYLNNAINHVNDQKKITISIQKINSKARVTVYNSGCPIAPESLDKVWESFYKEDKARTRAYGGTGLGLSIVKAIQEIDNNKYGVLNKNAGVEFWFELDIAG, encoded by the coding sequence ATGAATTTAACTATCACCAAGAAGCTATTTTGGGGAATGAGCGGTCTGATAATGATGTTTGTATTATTATCGCAATTTTTCAATAGCCGTTTTCTGGAGGACTATTACGTTTCTGAAATAAAGAAACAATTAACAAATATATATGCAAGTATTAATGATATATACCAAGGAGATGCTGAAGAAATTTCTTTGCAGTTAGAGAAATTAGAACGAACTACCGGTATTCATATTATTATTTTTAATTCAAATTTTGAACCGATATATCGTTTACAGCGAATACCTGAAGAACACTTTGAGGATCAAGAATATGATGAGCAATATCACCAAAGGAGTTCTGATGATAATCCCTTTATTCCTTCACCAAATAGGAATTTGCAAAATCCAGATCCCTCGCCTCCCGGAATAAAACAGGGTTTTGAGAAGAATCTTCTGCAATTGAATCAAAAGGAAGTTAAGGAAGGTAAAATGGTTTTTAATATTTCAAAAGATCCCAGAATTCAGACAAACTTTATCAGTTTATTGACTTCATTGAATAACGGTGATTACCTGATTCTTAGCACCCCTTTTGCTTCAATAAGTGAGAGTGTGCGGATAGCAAATCGGTTCTTTTTATTTACAGGTTTGCTGGTTTTTGTTCTAGGCAGTATTGTTATTTTTATCTTTTCCAAAAAGCTCACTATGCCTATATTAAAATTAAATGATATCGCACAGAGAATGGCCAAACTGGATTTTAGTCAAAAATATCAAGTTGAGTCTAACGATGAGGTTGGCCAGCTTGGTGAAAGCATTAATTCCCTGTCAACCCAATTGCATATTGCCATATCAGAGTTGACTGCGGCAAACCATAAGTTATTGGAGGACATTGAGCGGGAAAGAAAAATTGATGAAATGAGGAGAGAATTTATTTCCAATGTCTCTCACGAGCTAAAAACTCCGATTTCTCTAATCCAGGGTTATGCTGAAGGTTTAAGGGAAAATGTCAATGAGGACGAGGAGAACAAGAATTTTTATTGCGAAGTGATTGCCGATGAGGCTAATAAAATGGGCAAACTGGTAAGAGAGTTATTGGACCTTGCCCAGATAGAAGCCGGTACATTTAAGTTGGAAAAAAGCAATTTTGATATATCCCGGCTTATTGCAAATATTGTGGAAAAGTATAAACCCATTCTCTTAGAGAAAAAAATTGATTGTTCTTTGCAAGAAGAACCTGAATTTGCGGTATCAGCTGACCGTTTTCGAACAGAACAAATAGTTTTTAATTATCTTAATAACGCTATTAATCATGTTAATGATCAAAAGAAAATTACTATATCTATTCAGAAAATCAACAGCAAGGCCCGTGTAACAGTTTATAATTCCGGTTGCCCGATAGCCCCCGAATCGTTGGATAAGGTTTGGGAAAGTTTCTATAAAGAAGATAAAGCCCGGACAAGAGCTTACGGAGGCACCGGACTAGGTCTATCTATTGTGAAAGCTATACAGGAAATAGATAATAACAAGTACGGTGTATTAAATAAAAATGCCGGGGTGGAATTTTGGTTTGAGTTGGATATTGCCGGTTAG
- a CDS encoding response regulator transcription factor: MASVKKILIADDEPRMLKLVSDFLKKDGHSVFVADNGRQALDIFNEQQLDLVILDVMMPEYDGWAVCREIRKTSHVPIIMLTARAEESDELFGFELGADEYVTKPFSPKILVARVQALLRRIAEHKNQMISIEGLEIDESGRCVTVDGVPLDLSMKEFELLNYLVNNQGRALNRDQILNAVWDYNYFGDARTVDTHIKNLRHKLGAKGLFIKTIRGLGYKFEVRS, from the coding sequence ATGGCTTCGGTAAAGAAAATTTTAATAGCTGATGATGAGCCGCGCATGTTAAAACTGGTATCCGATTTCTTAAAAAAAGATGGGCATAGCGTTTTCGTAGCTGATAACGGTCGACAGGCCTTGGATATTTTCAATGAACAGCAGTTGGATCTGGTTATTTTGGATGTTATGATGCCTGAGTATGACGGTTGGGCTGTATGCAGGGAAATCCGCAAAACTTCTCATGTTCCTATAATTATGCTGACAGCCAGGGCTGAAGAGTCGGATGAACTGTTTGGGTTTGAATTGGGAGCGGATGAATATGTTACAAAGCCCTTTAGCCCCAAAATATTGGTAGCCAGAGTTCAAGCCTTATTGAGAAGAATAGCGGAGCACAAAAATCAGATGATTTCCATTGAAGGGCTGGAAATAGATGAGAGCGGTCGTTGTGTGACAGTTGACGGGGTGCCTCTGGATTTAAGTATGAAGGAGTTTGAGTTGTTAAACTACCTTGTAAATAACCAGGGCAGAGCGTTGAACCGGGATCAGATTTTGAATGCGGTGTGGGATTATAATTATTTTGGAGATGCCAGGACCGTTGATACCCACATAAAAAATCTAAGGCATAAACTTGGTGCTAAGGGTTTGTTTATTAAAACTATTCGAGGTTTGGGGTATAAGTTTGAGGTGAGATCATGA
- a CDS encoding SPFH domain-containing protein has protein sequence MQERSAWKINGFLALLLLLLLLAAVLSSLVFLRIGIAVILIILFVVLSAGMVIVQPNQAKAVTFFGKYMGSINTNGIWLTIPFSQHKKVSLRVRNFNSAKLKVNDVEGNPIEIAAVIVFRVVDSAKALFDVDNYEQFVEIQSETALRHVATKYPYDNFEEAGYSLRGNTEEVASELAKELQSRLTLAGVEVTEARLTHLAYATEIASAMLQRQQANAIIAARQKIVEGAVGMAQMAIEKLLKEGTVSLDDERKIAMINNLMVAIVSEKAAQPVINAGSLY, from the coding sequence ATGCAAGAACGCTCGGCTTGGAAAATTAACGGGTTTCTGGCTTTATTGCTATTGCTGCTTCTTCTTGCAGCTGTTCTCAGCTCATTAGTCTTTCTTAGGATTGGTATAGCAGTAATATTAATTATCTTATTTGTGGTTTTATCGGCAGGAATGGTTATTGTTCAACCAAACCAGGCAAAAGCTGTCACCTTCTTTGGCAAATACATGGGCAGCATCAATACAAACGGTATTTGGCTGACAATTCCCTTTTCCCAGCACAAGAAGGTATCCTTAAGAGTCCGCAATTTTAACAGCGCAAAGCTAAAGGTTAATGACGTAGAAGGCAATCCTATTGAGATTGCTGCTGTAATTGTCTTTAGAGTAGTGGATTCAGCAAAAGCCTTGTTTGATGTTGATAACTATGAACAATTTGTTGAAATACAAAGTGAAACAGCTCTGCGTCATGTTGCCACCAAATACCCCTATGACAACTTTGAGGAAGCCGGTTACTCACTGAGAGGCAATACCGAGGAAGTTGCTTCGGAACTGGCCAAAGAGCTTCAATCCCGTCTTACTCTAGCAGGAGTGGAAGTAACGGAGGCCCGCTTAACCCACCTGGCTTATGCTACTGAAATAGCCAGTGCCATGCTGCAGCGGCAGCAAGCAAACGCCATCATAGCGGCCAGACAAAAAATTGTAGAAGGCGCTGTCGGAATGGCTCAAATGGCCATAGAAAAGTTACTCAAAGAAGGAACCGTTTCCCTGGACGATGAACGTAAAATTGCTATGATCAATAACCTCATGGTAGCAATTGTTTCGGAAAAAGCTGCTCAACCGGTGATTAATGCTGGCAGTCTGTATTAG
- a CDS encoding ABC transporter permease, giving the protein MNFINNFEVALNGIKANKMRSSLTMLGIIIGVAAVIIMISVGQGASKKISDQISSMGSNLLMVFSGAGTGPVRGASGNVNTLTLEDAEAIADLNMVSNVVPELSTSATVTYDNQTWTSTADGTTPEMLSIKKWSVSLGSFFTKEDITGASMVAVIGNTVAENLFPTGFNPVGSTIRINKLAFTVVGVLASKGAAMAGQDQDDVIYVPVSTVQKRMMGVNYVRTINVQTATEDSMTYVQSSIETLLRERHRISGDKTDDFNVRNLTSVLEAAQTTTGVMTLLLASVAAVSLLVGGIGIMNIMLVSVTERTREIGLRMAVGATESNIRNQFLVEALVLCMVGGIIGIITGVIGAKIISQVSGWSTYITMSSILLSTGFSVAIGAFFGYYPAKKAAGLDPIVALRFEK; this is encoded by the coding sequence TTGAATTTTATTAATAATTTTGAAGTTGCTTTAAACGGAATTAAGGCCAATAAAATGAGATCTTCTTTGACCATGCTGGGTATTATCATTGGGGTTGCTGCTGTCATTATAATGATTTCCGTGGGGCAGGGCGCCAGCAAAAAGATTTCCGATCAAATTTCCAGTATGGGTTCAAACCTGCTGATGGTTTTCTCAGGAGCCGGAACGGGTCCCGTGCGGGGGGCTTCGGGAAACGTTAATACGCTCACCCTGGAGGATGCTGAGGCTATAGCGGATTTGAATATGGTCAGCAATGTTGTGCCTGAATTAAGTACCAGTGCAACTGTAACTTATGATAACCAAACCTGGACATCCACGGCTGATGGAACTACACCTGAAATGCTATCGATAAAAAAATGGTCTGTGAGTCTGGGATCATTTTTTACCAAGGAAGACATAACCGGTGCCAGTATGGTAGCTGTGATAGGTAATACAGTTGCGGAAAACCTTTTCCCGACCGGTTTTAACCCGGTAGGCTCAACGATTAGAATTAATAAGCTGGCTTTTACTGTTGTCGGTGTGCTTGCCTCCAAAGGAGCGGCTATGGCCGGGCAGGACCAGGATGATGTCATTTATGTGCCTGTCAGTACGGTTCAAAAGCGGATGATGGGTGTAAATTATGTGCGCACAATTAATGTGCAGACTGCTACGGAAGACAGTATGACTTATGTGCAGAGCAGCATAGAAACCCTGTTGCGTGAGAGGCACCGCATCAGCGGCGATAAAACAGATGATTTCAATGTGCGCAATTTGACCTCGGTACTGGAAGCCGCACAAACCACCACCGGTGTTATGACACTGCTTCTGGCCAGCGTGGCTGCCGTTTCTCTTTTGGTAGGTGGTATTGGTATAATGAATATTATGCTGGTTTCTGTTACGGAGAGAACCAGGGAGATAGGACTGCGGATGGCGGTCGGAGCAACTGAAAGCAATATTCGCAACCAGTTTCTGGTGGAAGCTCTGGTGCTCTGTATGGTGGGTGGTATTATTGGTATTATTACCGGAGTCATAGGGGCAAAAATAATTTCCCAAGTATCCGGGTGGTCAACCTACATAACTATGTCTTCAATTTTATTGTCAACCGGTTTTTCAGTGGCTATCGGAGCTTTCTTTGGCTATTATCCTGCTAAGAAAGCAGCCGGTCTTGATCCTATTGTGGCTCTCCGTTTTGAAAAATAA
- a CDS encoding ABC transporter ATP-binding protein, with product MSEKTAILLKDVKKVYDMGETQILALQGINLAIREGEMAAIMGSSGSGKSTLLNILGCLDTPTEGRYDLDGENVSRMDKNQLAAIRNRKIGFVFQGFNLLGKVSVMANIQLPMVYAGTHKKDMVDRAKEALEWVGLSKYMHHYPSQMSGGQQQRVAIARALVNNPSMLLADEPTGALDSKTSIEIISVIQMLNIEKGITVVMVTHEKDISLYCRRLINVKDGRIINDSPVLKRRNAAMDLSEFNREAEGALI from the coding sequence ATGTCCGAAAAAACAGCGATTTTGCTGAAAGATGTAAAAAAAGTATATGACATGGGAGAAACGCAAATTTTAGCCTTGCAAGGCATTAATCTGGCCATACGGGAAGGAGAAATGGCAGCCATCATGGGATCTTCCGGTTCGGGCAAAAGTACCTTGCTAAACATTTTAGGTTGTCTGGACACCCCCACTGAGGGAAGATATGATCTTGACGGAGAAAATGTTTCCAGAATGGATAAAAATCAACTGGCTGCTATTCGCAACAGGAAGATTGGTTTCGTTTTTCAGGGTTTTAACTTGTTGGGAAAAGTCTCTGTAATGGCTAATATTCAATTACCGATGGTTTATGCCGGTACTCATAAGAAAGATATGGTGGACAGGGCCAAAGAAGCTCTGGAATGGGTAGGGCTCTCGAAATATATGCACCACTATCCCAGCCAGATGTCGGGCGGACAGCAGCAGAGAGTGGCTATAGCCAGGGCTCTGGTAAATAATCCTTCTATGCTTCTGGCGGATGAACCTACAGGTGCTCTTGATTCGAAAACCAGCATAGAGATAATTTCGGTAATTCAGATGTTAAATATCGAGAAAGGCATTACTGTGGTAATGGTTACTCATGAAAAAGATATTTCATTATATTGCCGCCGTTTAATCAATGTTAAGGATGGTCGTATTATTAACGATAGTCCTGTTTTGAAAAGAAGAAACGCCGCCATGGATTTAAGTGAATTTAACAGAGAAGCGGAGGGGGCTCTGATTTGA
- a CDS encoding HlyD family secretion protein has translation MHNTDSAVKQPNKILALLKGKKFLFRLLAILAVGLVGAYFFQRSNKTEVSYITDTVKKGSVTNTIPATGTIEPVSTVSLSFENAEVIKKIYVKTGDPVTAGQLLAEQEEDSLQAQLTQSSASLKSNAAKLALLKKGSTEEEIAKAESSVKVARSAYELVKSKLDKNQKLLAEKVISQTDFDDINNEFISAEGNLKQAEEALKSLQKGNRIEEIEQAEAQVESSNAQLKIAQKDLAGTKMISPMDGIVSEVNGGEGQRATANNNSTSSGTGFIVLISKSLQVEAQVNEADIGKLEIGQTAEFTVNSYPNKVFTGKVSSISPEAETVSNVQVYNIIIQLEGEQQELKAGMPANLNIIINKKENTLTVPKGAVTYATSYLSKNEQSTALKTEATGNQTKSSNSGNNSGSSKGSIRSGSGQAATTSGAAKESSQKTQTTIIGKDESGKPVSHQVLLGLSDSKNYEILEGLNEGDIVIVGDSSATSTGTASTSKSSSGGGGLLGGGGPPR, from the coding sequence TTGCATAATACGGATTCCGCTGTTAAGCAACCAAATAAAATTCTAGCTCTTTTAAAAGGTAAAAAATTTCTGTTTCGTTTATTAGCCATTCTGGCAGTAGGATTGGTTGGCGCCTATTTTTTTCAGAGATCTAATAAAACTGAGGTAAGTTATATTACTGATACTGTTAAAAAGGGATCTGTAACCAATACCATTCCGGCTACCGGTACCATAGAGCCGGTAAGCACAGTATCCTTAAGTTTTGAGAATGCTGAGGTAATAAAGAAAATATATGTAAAAACAGGGGATCCGGTTACTGCCGGACAACTGCTGGCTGAGCAGGAAGAAGATAGCCTGCAAGCTCAGTTGACTCAGAGTTCAGCAAGTTTAAAGTCAAATGCCGCTAAACTGGCACTTCTGAAAAAAGGTTCTACTGAAGAGGAGATAGCTAAGGCTGAGTCAAGTGTAAAGGTGGCTCGTTCAGCGTATGAACTGGTAAAATCAAAACTTGATAAGAATCAAAAACTTCTTGCTGAGAAGGTTATATCACAGACTGATTTTGACGATATAAACAATGAATTTATCAGCGCGGAGGGTAATTTAAAACAGGCTGAGGAAGCCTTAAAATCGTTGCAAAAAGGAAACAGAATAGAAGAAATAGAACAAGCTGAGGCTCAGGTTGAAAGCAGTAATGCACAGCTTAAAATAGCTCAAAAAGACCTGGCTGGTACAAAAATGATCAGTCCTATGGATGGTATAGTAAGCGAAGTAAATGGGGGGGAAGGGCAGAGGGCAACGGCCAACAATAACAGTACGAGCAGCGGGACAGGCTTTATAGTTCTGATTTCGAAATCTCTGCAGGTTGAAGCTCAAGTTAATGAAGCTGATATTGGCAAGTTAGAAATTGGCCAGACAGCGGAATTTACGGTCAATTCTTATCCAAACAAAGTTTTCACCGGAAAGGTAAGCAGTATTTCTCCGGAGGCAGAAACTGTATCTAATGTGCAGGTTTACAATATAATTATTCAATTAGAGGGTGAGCAGCAGGAATTGAAAGCCGGTATGCCTGCAAACCTAAACATAATAATTAATAAAAAAGAAAACACATTGACTGTGCCTAAAGGAGCAGTTACTTATGCCACCAGCTATCTCAGTAAAAATGAACAGAGCACTGCTTTAAAAACGGAAGCAACAGGCAATCAAACCAAAAGCAGCAACAGCGGCAACAATTCCGGCAGCTCAAAAGGTTCAATTAGATCCGGCAGCGGCCAGGCAGCTACAACTTCAGGAGCGGCCAAGGAAAGCAGTCAAAAAACACAGACCACTATAATCGGTAAAGATGAATCGGGTAAACCGGTTTCTCATCAAGTGCTATTAGGCTTGTCGGATTCGAAAAACTATGAAATATTGGAAGGTCTTAACGAAGGTGACATTGTAATAGTAGGGGACAGCAGCGCAACAAGTACCGGGACTGCGAGCACCAGTAAGAGCAGTAGTGGCGGCGGCGGTTTGCTGGGAGGCGGAGGGCCTCCGCGGTAA
- a CDS encoding lactate utilization protein — MSLTWEMNNWKYEQRCMKAVEALNKKGFTAVYCADSGKAVDYILKESGEAVTIGFGGSMSVTGLQLGDKLKEMGKQLLNHGVADLSQEERLEIMRRQLNCDLFLTGTNALTLTGCLVNTDGAGNRVAAMIFGPRKVIVVAGRNKLVSDTEGALHRIKDYAAPPNAKRLKCNTPCAVTGFCADCSSPDRICRITSVIEYKPRFTDIHVLVVNEDLGF, encoded by the coding sequence TTGAGTTTAACGTGGGAAATGAATAATTGGAAATATGAACAGAGATGTATGAAGGCAGTGGAAGCTCTCAATAAAAAGGGATTTACAGCTGTTTATTGTGCTGACTCCGGGAAAGCGGTTGACTATATTTTAAAAGAGTCCGGAGAGGCTGTTACAATTGGCTTTGGCGGTTCTATGTCTGTGACAGGTTTACAACTGGGTGACAAGTTAAAGGAAATGGGCAAGCAGCTTTTAAACCATGGAGTGGCTGATTTATCCCAGGAAGAAAGACTGGAAATTATGCGCCGTCAGTTAAACTGCGATTTATTTTTGACCGGTACAAACGCCCTGACACTTACAGGTTGTCTGGTTAACACAGATGGTGCCGGAAACAGAGTTGCGGCTATGATTTTTGGACCTAGGAAGGTAATTGTAGTGGCCGGTCGCAATAAGTTGGTCAGTGATACTGAAGGTGCTTTGCATAGAATTAAGGATTATGCGGCACCTCCTAATGCCAAGCGGTTGAAGTGCAATACTCCCTGTGCTGTTACCGGTTTTTGTGCAGACTGCAGCTCCCCGGATAGAATCTGCCGGATAACCAGTGTTATAGAATACAAACCCAGGTTTACAGATATACATGTTTTAGTGGTCAATGAAGATCTGGGGTTTTAA
- a CDS encoding sulfite exporter TauE/SafE family protein has protein sequence MYFSVADVTVSPVLLILWSIVTGYVFSSVGAAGGILGGIGHISIFGIKNANIVKPMNQILTTVSPVISSPMYIREKRLVIQVSIALAVGGIVGALLGSWLSHSFLSDMGSYKPFFGLVTYIVAARLWYELTPGFRNGQAKVKEATKTFEAKVKELKASGRMSEIKNIGVNFIESGLGNNKFTFAGQTFEYKTVVPFLAGFVVAIISSSMGVGGGFLLVPFISSFMGFPMYIVAGTVALSILITSLASIANYMQLGSTVDYNMLAFELVGIVIGSYLGPKLSKHVKAIYLKGLLAVILTYSGTQYVFGKLIFQLTGFKM, from the coding sequence ATGTATTTCAGTGTGGCTGATGTTACAGTAAGCCCGGTATTGCTTATACTCTGGTCAATTGTTACAGGCTATGTGTTTTCCTCGGTAGGTGCCGCAGGAGGGATCCTTGGAGGTATAGGCCATATATCTATTTTTGGTATTAAAAACGCTAATATAGTTAAGCCTATGAATCAAATTTTAACTACCGTCAGTCCGGTTATTTCATCACCCATGTACATTCGTGAAAAAAGATTGGTTATACAGGTCTCTATAGCTTTAGCAGTTGGCGGAATTGTCGGTGCTTTATTGGGTTCCTGGTTATCGCACTCATTTCTGTCTGATATGGGTAGTTATAAGCCCTTCTTTGGTCTGGTAACTTATATAGTGGCAGCCAGACTTTGGTATGAACTGACGCCCGGTTTCCGAAACGGTCAGGCTAAAGTTAAGGAAGCAACAAAAACATTTGAAGCAAAGGTTAAAGAACTGAAAGCAAGCGGCAGAATGAGTGAGATTAAAAATATCGGTGTTAATTTTATAGAATCCGGTCTGGGAAACAATAAGTTCACATTTGCCGGACAAACTTTTGAATATAAAACCGTTGTTCCTTTCCTGGCAGGCTTTGTAGTGGCCATTATATCTTCTTCCATGGGTGTTGGCGGAGGTTTCCTGCTGGTACCTTTTATCTCAAGCTTCATGGGTTTTCCCATGTATATTGTTGCAGGCACCGTAGCACTATCCATTTTAATTACTTCACTTGCAAGTATTGCAAATTATATGCAGTTGGGAAGCACCGTGGATTATAATATGTTAGCTTTTGAATTAGTCGGTATTGTTATAGGCTCCTACCTTGGACCCAAACTGTCAAAACATGTTAAAGCAATTTATCTTAAAGGTCTCTTAGCAGTAATCTTAACCTATTCCGGCACTCAATATGTGTTTGGCAAATTAATTTTTCAACTAACAGGTTTTAAAATGTAA
- a CDS encoding DUF1847 domain-containing protein, whose amino-acid sequence MKCADCKQEQKNRCDKEGFDCTGGKQDLTPYKEDFNQGCHVISGHLQAEFGNKLTRFEELVNFASRMQYKKLGMAFCVGLADEASILAKMLGNKGFNVDSVCCKVCGLDKKDYEVPYAKKDKKFEALCNPIGQAMILNKGNTELNISVGLCVGHDILFQKYSEAPVTTFVAKDRVLAHNPLGVVYSSYYRKKFIGS is encoded by the coding sequence ATGAAATGTGCCGATTGTAAACAGGAGCAAAAAAACAGGTGTGACAAGGAAGGTTTTGACTGTACCGGAGGCAAACAGGATTTAACTCCCTATAAGGAAGATTTCAACCAAGGCTGCCACGTGATCAGCGGACACCTGCAGGCTGAATTTGGAAATAAATTAACGCGTTTTGAGGAATTGGTTAACTTTGCTTCCAGAATGCAATATAAAAAACTGGGCATGGCTTTTTGTGTCGGCTTAGCAGACGAGGCAAGCATTCTGGCTAAGATGCTGGGAAATAAGGGATTTAATGTGGATTCTGTTTGTTGTAAGGTTTGCGGTCTGGATAAAAAAGACTATGAAGTGCCTTATGCTAAAAAAGATAAAAAGTTTGAAGCACTGTGCAATCCGATAGGTCAGGCTATGATTTTAAATAAGGGCAATACCGAGCTGAATATATCTGTGGGATTGTGTGTCGGGCATGATATTTTGTTTCAAAAATACTCAGAAGCACCGGTAACTACCTTTGTCGCTAAAGACAGGGTACTGGCCCATAACCCCTTAGGTGTGGTATACTCCAGTTATTATAGAAAAAAATTTATTGGCAGTTAA
- a CDS encoding Crp/Fnr family transcriptional regulator, whose protein sequence is MKDTKNTELIENNNNMDTLVLEEEETKAIMQTGLKINYPKGHVIFSAGDKANQIYYIESGYVKIYRLNADGRKVNVGSLRNPGEIMGIAETLYETERTCFAGTMTDAVLYVVTYKDFLKLMTDHHYLSIKVAKLLGTRMREAESIIHELVCWQVPGRLALMLLKIGERCGINTENGTLIKLRLTHEEIANMIGTSRQTVTSLINTFKQEQSITVEGKDIKIVNPNKLANWVV, encoded by the coding sequence ATGAAAGACACTAAGAATACAGAATTAATTGAAAACAATAACAATATGGACACATTAGTTTTAGAGGAAGAAGAAACTAAGGCTATAATGCAAACCGGTCTAAAAATAAATTACCCCAAAGGCCATGTGATTTTTTCCGCCGGTGATAAAGCTAACCAAATATATTATATCGAAAGCGGTTATGTAAAAATATACAGGTTAAATGCTGACGGCAGAAAGGTTAATGTAGGCAGTTTACGTAACCCGGGAGAAATTATGGGCATAGCAGAGACTCTTTATGAAACTGAAAGAACCTGTTTTGCCGGTACTATGACTGATGCAGTATTATATGTGGTTACTTACAAGGACTTTCTAAAGCTTATGACTGATCATCATTATCTCTCTATTAAGGTGGCCAAACTCCTGGGAACTCGTATGCGTGAGGCAGAATCAATTATTCACGAACTAGTCTGCTGGCAGGTACCGGGCCGGCTGGCTCTCATGCTGCTGAAAATAGGCGAGCGCTGCGGTATCAACACAGAGAACGGAACACTGATTAAGCTGCGCCTAACTCATGAGGAAATAGCCAATATGATTGGTACGTCTCGACAAACAGTAACTTCTTTGATTAATACATTCAAACAGGAACAGAGTATTACTGTAGAGGGTAAGGATATTAAAATTGTTAACCCAAACAAATTGGCCAATTGGGTAGTATAA